In Methanocaldococcus lauensis, a single genomic region encodes these proteins:
- a CDS encoding FIST signal transduction protein, translated as MAIKDVLKVGVGHSEDPKEAIKMALEKTGGNPDLTIVFSSSNLNPEEVYNAIKEEVGNSAIIGGTTAGEITNIREKPTTNTVAVMTLKSPYLKVGVGVGKNLSEKPFESGKEAIHNAYASLKNNPTASAIISVAFMNKKSTDIIRMKPFVNIVIPDGLSGKEEEFLRGIVSEVGCNVPIVGGSTGDDLKFEKTFQFANGVYSNTGIVATLSSALKIGVGYSHPYFPTKKGAIITKSEGRTVYELNHRPAVEVMKELLEVDELTPEIFAQKPMGVKSSDVFGEYTIKSAMKANDDGSITFYSEVNEGQYLTVMDTNREYAIEAFKKALNNAIINAGSPKRIGAIIIFNCILRHLLNERLNNNDLDIIKEVIGDVPVIGFNTYGEQGTTLGGSIGHYNQTSTILVIGNETISQ; from the coding sequence ATGGCAATTAAAGATGTATTAAAAGTAGGAGTAGGGCATTCGGAAGACCCAAAAGAGGCAATAAAAATGGCATTAGAGAAAACTGGGGGTAATCCGGATTTAACAATAGTTTTTTCTTCCTCTAATTTAAATCCAGAGGAAGTTTATAATGCAATTAAGGAGGAAGTTGGTAATTCAGCGATAATTGGAGGAACTACTGCTGGAGAAATTACCAATATAAGGGAAAAACCTACAACCAACACAGTTGCAGTTATGACATTAAAGAGTCCCTATTTAAAGGTTGGAGTAGGAGTTGGAAAAAATTTATCTGAAAAACCTTTTGAGAGTGGTAAAGAGGCAATACATAATGCATATGCTTCTTTAAAAAATAATCCAACAGCATCTGCCATAATATCAGTTGCTTTTATGAATAAAAAAAGTACAGACATCATTAGAATGAAACCTTTTGTAAATATAGTAATTCCAGATGGTTTGTCTGGTAAAGAGGAGGAGTTTTTAAGAGGGATAGTTTCAGAAGTAGGATGTAATGTTCCTATTGTAGGAGGTTCCACAGGGGATGATTTAAAATTTGAGAAAACTTTTCAGTTTGCCAATGGTGTATATTCAAATACAGGAATCGTTGCTACATTAAGTAGTGCATTAAAAATTGGAGTAGGTTATAGCCATCCATATTTCCCAACGAAAAAAGGTGCAATTATTACAAAATCAGAGGGTAGAACTGTTTATGAACTCAACCATAGACCAGCAGTTGAGGTTATGAAAGAACTTCTTGAAGTGGATGAACTTACACCAGAAATATTTGCTCAAAAACCTATGGGAGTTAAATCCTCAGATGTCTTTGGAGAATATACAATAAAAAGTGCTATGAAAGCCAATGACGATGGAAGTATTACATTCTATTCTGAGGTTAATGAAGGGCAGTATTTAACGGTAATGGATACAAATAGAGAATACGCTATTGAGGCATTTAAAAAGGCATTAAATAATGCCATAATTAATGCAGGTTCTCCAAAAAGGATAGGGGCAATTATAATATTCAACTGTATATTGAGACATCTATTGAATGAGAGATTAAATAATAACGACCTTGATATAATAAAGGAAGTTATTGGAGATGTTCCAGTAATTGGATTTAATACCTATGGGGAACAGGGGACAACATTGGGAGGTTCAATTGGACATTACAATCAGACATCAACTATTTTAGTAATTGGAAATGAAACTATATCTCAATAA
- a CDS encoding phosphoglycerate kinase, translated as MFLTLDDFDFEDKRVVLRVDINCPIDPNTGEILDDKRIREIKDTIKELINKNAKVVILAHQSRPGKKDFTTLKNHAKVLSNVIGKDVEFIDEVIGYTARESIINMKCGDVILLENIRFYSEEVLSDWKKWEGITPKKQAETNIIKKLYPLFDYFVNDAFAAAHRAQPSLVGFSYYMPMIAGRLMEKEVSILSKVLENPERPCVYVLGGAKADDSIKVMKNVLKKGVADKVLTSGIVANIFLIAMGYDLGVNIKVIENLGLTNQIEIAKELLDKFKDKIVVPVDVALNINENREETDLQKDKKIEGLINDIGEKTIELYSEIIKEAKTIVANGPAGVFEKELFAKGTKELLKAIANSDGFSVIGGGHLSAAAELFGFANKIDHISTGGGATLEFLGGEKLPVIEMLKESYKKYKRKN; from the coding sequence ATGTTTCTAACATTGGACGACTTTGACTTTGAAGATAAAAGAGTAGTTTTGAGAGTAGATATAAACTGTCCAATAGACCCAAATACTGGAGAGATTTTAGACGATAAAAGGATTAGAGAAATAAAAGATACAATTAAAGAGTTGATAAATAAAAATGCCAAAGTTGTAATATTGGCACATCAGAGTAGGCCAGGAAAAAAAGATTTTACAACATTAAAAAATCATGCAAAAGTTTTATCTAATGTTATTGGTAAAGATGTAGAGTTTATTGATGAAGTAATTGGCTATACGGCAAGAGAGTCTATAATTAATATGAAGTGTGGTGATGTCATTTTATTGGAAAATATTAGATTTTATTCTGAAGAGGTTTTGAGTGATTGGAAAAAGTGGGAAGGAATAACTCCAAAAAAACAGGCAGAGACAAATATAATTAAAAAACTATACCCATTATTTGACTATTTTGTTAATGACGCCTTTGCGGCGGCACATAGAGCTCAACCCTCATTAGTTGGTTTTTCTTATTATATGCCAATGATTGCTGGAAGATTAATGGAAAAAGAAGTTAGTATTTTATCAAAAGTTTTAGAAAATCCAGAGAGACCTTGTGTTTATGTTTTAGGAGGAGCAAAGGCAGATGATTCAATAAAAGTTATGAAAAATGTCCTAAAAAAAGGAGTGGCAGATAAAGTTTTAACATCTGGAATCGTTGCCAATATATTTTTAATAGCTATGGGATACGATTTAGGAGTTAATATAAAAGTTATAGAGAATCTTGGATTAACTAATCAAATAGAGATTGCAAAAGAGTTGTTAGATAAGTTTAAAGATAAAATTGTTGTTCCAGTAGATGTAGCTTTAAATATAAATGAAAATAGAGAAGAGACAGATTTACAAAAAGACAAAAAAATAGAAGGTTTAATTAACGATATTGGAGAAAAAACCATTGAACTTTATAGTGAGATTATAAAAGAGGCAAAAACTATTGTAGCAAATGGTCCTGCTGGGGTTTTTGAAAAAGAATTATTTGCAAAAGGGACTAAGGAATTGTTAAAGGCGATAGCAAACTCAGATGGATTTTCAGTTATTGGAGGAGGTCATTTATCAGCCGCGGCAGAGTTGTTTGGATTT